In Arachis stenosperma cultivar V10309 chromosome 1, arast.V10309.gnm1.PFL2, whole genome shotgun sequence, one DNA window encodes the following:
- the LOC130944155 gene encoding uncharacterized protein LOC130944155 isoform X2 produces the protein MLLSNSRCMLLNLYTFSPATFFKHLTPNNKPTTLCHRKTTVKSLATLSHFRTLSSRQRHQIHLYVHAILQWNKRMNLTAVKDADEVMERHVEDSLAILPPLKDCYRTRCGGAPSHEKLSLVDVGTGAGLPGVVLAIACPEWEVTLMESMNKRCVFLEHVVGIIGSSNIQIVRGRAESLGQNHCFREKFDIAVARAVAEMRVLAEYCLPLVRVGGLFIAAKGHDPEDEVKKAESAIQKMGASLLQVCSVDSRSPYGQRTVVICSKDRSTPMKYPRDPGTPAKEPL, from the exons ATGTTGCTTAGTAACAGTCGCTGCATGCTTCTCAACTTGTACACTTTTTCTCCTGCGACTTTCTTCAAACACCTTACGCCCAACAACAAACCCACCACTCTCTGCCACCGCAAAACCACCGTCAAATCCCTCGCTACTCTTTCCCACTTCCGAACCCTATCCTCCCGCCAGAGACACCAGATCCATCTCTACGTTCACGCTATTCTCCAATGGAACAAG CGCATGAATCTCACCGCAGTCAAAGACGCCGATGAAGTCATGGAGAGGCACGTCGAGGACTCGCTCGCGATCCTCCCTCCTCTTAAGGATTGCTACCGCACGCGCTGCGGCGGCGCGCCGTCACATGAGAAGCTTAGCCTCGTGGACGTTGGAACAGGTGCTGGTCTTCCCGGAGTTGTTTTGGCCATAGCTTGTCCAG AATGGGAAGTTACGCTGATGGAGTCCATGAACAAGAGATGCGTATTCTTGGAGCATGTTGTTGGAATCATCGGTTCATCAAATATCCAGATAGTAAGAGGAAGAGCAGAG AGTTTGGGGCAGAATCATTGCTTCAGAGAGAAATTCGACATAGCAGTGGCTAGGGcagttgcagaaatgagagtgTTAG CTGAGTATTGTCTTCCACTGGTTCGTGTTGGTGGATTGTTTATTGCTGCCAAGGGTCATGACCCTGAG GATGAAGTTAAGAAAGCTGAAAGTGCCATCCAGAAGATGGGTGCTTCTCTATTGCAAGTGTGCTCAG TTGATTCTCGAAGTCCATATGGTCAACGGACTGTTGTCATATGCTCAAAGGATCGTTCCACTCCGATGAAATATCCCCGTGATCCAGGTACACCTGCTAAAGAACCATTGTAA
- the LOC130944155 gene encoding uncharacterized protein LOC130944155 isoform X3, with the protein MLLSNSRCMLLNLYTFSPATFFKHLTPNNKPTTLCHRKTTVKSLATLSHFRTLSSRQRHQIHLYVHAILQWNKRMNLTAVKDADEVMERHVEDSLAILPPLKDCYRTRCGGAPSHEKLSLVDVGTGAGLPGVVLAIACPEWEVTLMESMNKRCVFLEHVVGIIGSSNIQIVRGRAELSIVFHWFVLVDCLLLPRVMTLRMKLRKLKVPSRRWVLLYCKCAQLILEVHMVNGLLSYAQRIVPLR; encoded by the exons ATGTTGCTTAGTAACAGTCGCTGCATGCTTCTCAACTTGTACACTTTTTCTCCTGCGACTTTCTTCAAACACCTTACGCCCAACAACAAACCCACCACTCTCTGCCACCGCAAAACCACCGTCAAATCCCTCGCTACTCTTTCCCACTTCCGAACCCTATCCTCCCGCCAGAGACACCAGATCCATCTCTACGTTCACGCTATTCTCCAATGGAACAAG CGCATGAATCTCACCGCAGTCAAAGACGCCGATGAAGTCATGGAGAGGCACGTCGAGGACTCGCTCGCGATCCTCCCTCCTCTTAAGGATTGCTACCGCACGCGCTGCGGCGGCGCGCCGTCACATGAGAAGCTTAGCCTCGTGGACGTTGGAACAGGTGCTGGTCTTCCCGGAGTTGTTTTGGCCATAGCTTGTCCAG AATGGGAAGTTACGCTGATGGAGTCCATGAACAAGAGATGCGTATTCTTGGAGCATGTTGTTGGAATCATCGGTTCATCAAATATCCAGATAGTAAGAGGAAGAGCAGAG CTGAGTATTGTCTTCCACTGGTTCGTGTTGGTGGATTGTTTATTGCTGCCAAGGGTCATGACCCTGAG GATGAAGTTAAGAAAGCTGAAAGTGCCATCCAGAAGATGGGTGCTTCTCTATTGCAAGTGTGCTCAG TTGATTCTCGAAGTCCATATGGTCAACGGACTGTTGTCATATGCTCAAAGGATCGTTCCACTCCGATGA
- the LOC130944155 gene encoding uncharacterized protein LOC130944155 isoform X1: MLLSNSRCMLLNLYTFSPATFFKHLTPNNKPTTLCHRKTTVKSLATLSHFRTLSSRQRHQIHLYVHAILQWNKRMNLTAVKDADEVMERHVEDSLAILPPLKDCYRTRCGGAPSHEKLSLVDVGTGAGLPGVVLAIACPEWEVTLMESMNKRCVFLEHVVGIIGSSNIQIVRGRAESLGQNHCFREKFDIAVARAVAEMRVLAEYCLPLVRVGGLFIAAKGHDPEDEVKKAESAIQKMGASLLQVCSVDSRSPYGQRTVVICSKDRSTPMKYPRDPEHGILPWLRMTHSFATIEEILLYIHFSNQI; encoded by the exons ATGTTGCTTAGTAACAGTCGCTGCATGCTTCTCAACTTGTACACTTTTTCTCCTGCGACTTTCTTCAAACACCTTACGCCCAACAACAAACCCACCACTCTCTGCCACCGCAAAACCACCGTCAAATCCCTCGCTACTCTTTCCCACTTCCGAACCCTATCCTCCCGCCAGAGACACCAGATCCATCTCTACGTTCACGCTATTCTCCAATGGAACAAG CGCATGAATCTCACCGCAGTCAAAGACGCCGATGAAGTCATGGAGAGGCACGTCGAGGACTCGCTCGCGATCCTCCCTCCTCTTAAGGATTGCTACCGCACGCGCTGCGGCGGCGCGCCGTCACATGAGAAGCTTAGCCTCGTGGACGTTGGAACAGGTGCTGGTCTTCCCGGAGTTGTTTTGGCCATAGCTTGTCCAG AATGGGAAGTTACGCTGATGGAGTCCATGAACAAGAGATGCGTATTCTTGGAGCATGTTGTTGGAATCATCGGTTCATCAAATATCCAGATAGTAAGAGGAAGAGCAGAG AGTTTGGGGCAGAATCATTGCTTCAGAGAGAAATTCGACATAGCAGTGGCTAGGGcagttgcagaaatgagagtgTTAG CTGAGTATTGTCTTCCACTGGTTCGTGTTGGTGGATTGTTTATTGCTGCCAAGGGTCATGACCCTGAG GATGAAGTTAAGAAAGCTGAAAGTGCCATCCAGAAGATGGGTGCTTCTCTATTGCAAGTGTGCTCAG TTGATTCTCGAAGTCCATATGGTCAACGGACTGTTGTCATATGCTCAAAGGATCGTTCCACTCCGATGAAATATCCCCGTGATCCAG AACATGGAATTCTACCTTGGCTGAGAATGACACATTCTTTTGCTACCATAGAAGAGattcttttatatatacattTCAGCAATCAAATTTGA
- the LOC130961895 gene encoding protein JINGUBANG-like, translating into MMELHRFSSTGSSSDYSNHHNQTSLSSQPSLASVPSLNKNYHYSCSNYSTASYNCIATLKGHNYYTSSLTLSAKFLYSGSSDREIRSWSKQSLLTTTNNIVLAGKGAVKSLVVHSDKLFSAHQDNKIRVWKITNNINNHHDHEQKYTRLATLPTLSDRVSKILLPKNHVRIRRHKKSTWVHHVDAVSCLALSHDGDLLYSASWDRTIKIWRTRDFACLESVINAHDDAINAVAVSNDGRVYTGSADKRIKVWKKKGGGQGVVGEKSKSKNKHYLVDTLEKHKSGINALALNGDGSLLYSGACDRSILLWAKKEEDKEGEGGDGKMVVVGALRGHGKSILCLVVVMDFVVSGSEDKTIRVWRGFGGREYTCVAVLEGHRGPIKSLTAMVDHNHDDPSQASMVVYSGSLDCDIKVWKVFVPLP; encoded by the coding sequence ATGATGGAGCTCCACAGGTTCAGCAGCACAGGTTCTTCATCTGATTACTCCAACCACCATAACCAAACCTCTTTATCCTCACAACCCAGCTTGGCTTCAGTACCCTCTCTTAACAAGAACTACCATTATTCTTGTTCTAATTATTCAACCGCCTCATACAACTGCATCGCAACCCTAAAAGGACACAACTACTACACATCCTCCTTAACCCTCTCCGCTAAATTCCTCTACAGTGGCTCCTCCGACAGAGAAATTAGGTCATGGTCCAAACAATCATTGTTAACTACCACTAATAATATAGTCCTTGCTGGGAAAGGTGCAGTCAAGTCTCTAGTTGTTCACTCAGACAAGCTCTTTAGTGCTCACCAAGATAACAAAATTAGGGTTTGGAAGATCACCAACaatatcaacaaccaccacgaCCATGAGCAGAAGTACACGCGTTTGGCCACGCTTCCAACGCTCAGCGACCGCGTCTCCAAGATATTACTCCCCAAAAACCACGTTAGAATCCGGAGGCACAAAAAGTCCACGTGGGTTCACCACGTGGATGCAGTGTCTTGTCTCGCCCTATCCCATGATGGAGACTTGTTATACTCTGCCTCGTGGGACAGGACGATCAAGATTTGGCGAACCAGAGACTTTGCGTGTTTGGAATCAGTGATAAATGCACACGATGATGCCATCAACGCAGTTGCAGTTTCCAACGATGGACGCGTCTACACAGGATCGGCGGACAAAAGAATCAAGGTTTGGAAGAAGAAAGGCGGCGGCCAAGGAGTAGTGGGAGagaaaagcaaaagcaaaaacaaaCACTACCTTGTGGACACGTTGGAGAAACACAAGTCTGGGATCAACGCTTTGGCGCTTAACGGCGACGGTTCGTTACTATATTCCGGGGCATGTGATAGATCAATACTGTTATGGGCGAAGAAGGAAGAAGACAAAGAAGGAGAAGGTGGTGATGGAAAAATGGTGGTGGTGGGTGCGCTTAGGGGGCATGGTAAGTCTATACTTTGCTTAGTGGTGGTGATGGATTTTGTTGTGAGTGGTTCAGAGGACAAAACGATTCGTGTTTGGAGGGGTTTTGGCGGGAGAGAGTATACTTGTGTGGCGGTTTTGGAAGGGCATAGAGGACCAATTAAGAGCCTAACCGCCATGGTTGATCATAACCATGATGATCCTTCCCAAGCATCGATGGTTGTCTATAGTGGCAGTTTGGACTGTGACATTAAGGTTTGGAAGGTTTTTGTTCCTCTTCCCTGA